A stretch of DNA from Plantibacter sp. Leaf314:
CTCCACACGCCCGACGGCAGCGGCGGCGACGAACTCCGCGGCACGAGACACGCGTGGATGGGCTTCACCGGCCTGCAGGACGGCACCGCGGCGGCCTCGAGCGTCGTCATGGTCGACGACGAACGGAACCCGGCGCACCCACCGCAGTGGTTCGCCAGGACCGAGGAGTTCGCCGGCCTCTGCCCCGCGCCGTTCTTCAGCGAGGAGCTGCCGTTCCGCGACGAGGAGACCCTCGGGTTCCGGTACGCGGTCGTCATCGCCGACGGAGACGGCGCCGACGGCCGGGCGGCATCACTCGCCCGATCCGGTCGCGACGCCCTCCGTCGCAACTCACCCGCCTGACCCGTGGTGGGAGGCGGTCGTGTTCCGCCCGCCGCCATCGCCACCGCAGCACCGACCCGGAAGGACCATCGCGCATGACCACGACCCGCGAACGCTACGCCCTCATCGGCACCGGACACCGGTCCCAGATGTACCTCGACGCCATCGTCGGCCCGCACGCCGACGTCGCGGAACTCGTCGCCTGGAGCGACAGCAACCCGGGCAGGATCGACCACTACGAGCGTCTGCTCGCCGAGCAGGGCGTGGCACTGCCCGCCCGCTACGGCCCCGACGACGTGGAACGGCTCATCACCGAACAGCGCGTGGACCGCGTCATCGTGACGACCCCGGACTTCACCCACGCCGACATCGTCTCGCGAGCGCTCCTCGCGGGCGCCGACGTCATCGTCGAGAAGCCCCTCACGATCGACCGCGAGGGCGTCGAACGGATCGCCGCGGCGGTCGCGGAGAGCGGCCGGAACGTCGTGACGACCTTCAACTACCGCTACAGCCCACGCAACTCGGAGCTGCGGCGGATCGTGCAGGACGGCCGGATCGGCCGGGTGACGAGCGTGCACTTCGAGTGGGTGCTCGACACCGTCCACGGGGCCGACTACTTCCGCCGCTGGCACCGCGAGAAGGAGCACTCCGGCGGTCTGCTCATCCACAAGGCCTCCCACCACTTCGACCTCGTCAACTGGTGGATCGGGGCGCGGCCTGCCTCCGTGTACGCGTCCGGCGGCCTGCGGTTCTACGGCGACGCCAATGCCGCCGAGCGAGGCCTTGGTCCACGACCGGAGCGCGGGTCGGTGCCCGACGACACCGAGGCGGCCGCTCGTGGGCGGTCGTCCGACCCGTTCGTCCTCGACCTCCGGGACGACCCACGACTCGAGTCGCTGTACCTCGACGCCGAGCAGCACGACGGCTACCTGCGCGACCGCGACGTGTTCTCGCCCGGGATCAGCATCGAGGACAACCTGTCCGTCCTCGTCGACTACGACGGCGGCGCCTCGCTCAGCTACTCCCTGAACGCGCACGCGCCGTGGGAGGGGTACCGTGTCGCGATCAACGGGACGGAAGGTCGCGCCGAACTCGAGGTGGTCGAACGCGCTGCGGTGCTCGTGGGGAGCGACGGCCGCGTCGTCCTCGACCCGAGCCTGCACGCGGACGGTGCGGGGGCTGGGACGGGAGCCGGTACGGGCCGTCCGGTGCGTTCGCGTGGTGAGCGCCTGGTGCTCCAGCGGCACTGGGAGGAGGCCGAGGAGATCCCGATCCCCGAGGGTGTCGGTGGCCACGGCGGCGGTGACGCGTACCTCCTGCGCCACCTGTTCGACCGCATCACCGAGGACGAGCTGGGACGCCCCGCCGGGTACGACGACGGCGTGCGGGCGATCTCCGTCGGCATCGCCGGCAACGAGTCGCTGCTGACCGGTCGTCCGGTGGCGACGATCGCGCCATGAGCGTCGGGCCGGGCGCGGAGTCCGTCCCGGCCGGCGAGCACCTCCCGGTCACCGAGCGTGTCGAGGTGCGCTCGCTGGCGCCTGCACCCGGCCGCGACCCCGCGCTGCGGGCGCTCGCGGACCGATCGCGCGAGGCGGGCGGCCAGGTCGGCTCCGGGATCGGGTCGCTCGCCGCGACGCGTGGTCGCCTCGCCGAGGTCCTCGGGCTCCTGCCGCGCCCGCGGATCGCGGAACCCGCCGAGCGGCTCGTGGAGTGGACCCGCGACGGTGTCGACGGGGTCGAGCTCCGCTGGTCGACGGGGTTCGGAGCGCCGAGCTCGGCGTGGCTCCTCCGGCCGGCAGGCGAGACGGGCGCGCTGCCCGGCGTCCTGGCGTTGCACGATCACGGCGGCTTCACCCGGGTGGGGCGGGAGAAGCTCGCCGACGGCCCTGACGGCGTCCCGAGCACGCCGACGGTCGCCCGCGAGGAACTGCAGGCGTTCCGCGACCGCTACTACGGCGGCCGCGCCGTCGCATCCGACCTCGCCCGTGAGGGGTTCGCGGTCCTCGTGCACGACGCCTTCGGCTGGGGATCCCGGCGCACACCGGACGAAGCGATCGCCGACCGGTTCCATCGGAGCGTCGACCTGCAGCTCGCCGGTCGACGGGCCGAGTCGATCCGGGACGGTGCGGCGGCCGCCGAGGTGACGCCCGGGCAGCGGTCCGAGTTGCTCACCGCCGCGAACGAACCCCAGCTCGCGAAGGAACTCGGCGTGCTCGGCACCTCGCTCGCCGGCCTCGTCCTCCGCGACGACCTCATCGCGCTCGATCAGCTTGCTGCCGCGACCGGTGTCCGTGCCGACGCCGTCGGGTGCTTCGGGCTGTCCGGCGGAGGTGCGAGGGCCGTCCTCCTGGCGGCCATGGACGATCGCATTCGCGCCGCCGGGGTGGTGGCGATGATGTCGACGTTCGCCGGGGTCCTCGACGGGCACGCGGATCAGCACTCCTGGTCGTTCCTGTCGCCCGGGCTCTCCCGCGTCGGAGACTGGCCGGCGCTCGCCGCCCTCCGTCCGGCGCTCCCGCTGCTCGTGCAGTACGCCGAGCGTGACGAGCTCTTCGGGCTGGCGGGCATGCACGACGCGCATGCGATCCTCACGGAGCGGTACCGGGCCGGTGGTCGCCCTGGCGCGTACACCGGCACCTTCCACGATGAACCGCACCGGTGGTCGGTCGCCATGCAGGCCGAGCTGCGCGCCTGGCTCACTGTCGCTCTCGCCTGACCTGCCTGCCGCGCCTGCCCCGACTCTCGACCCGCACATCATCTCGTCCCCAACTCAGGAGAGCTGCGGTGTGTCGGGCCTGGTGGGGGTCGGCACGCCGGAGGAGTCCTGAGAAAGGGACGGTGGTGCTGGTGCGTTCGCAATTCAGGAGGGGTGCGGGGTGTCGGGCCCGGGACGGGGTTCCGGCGGGTGGCGCGCCGGGAGCGTCCTGAGTTGTGAACACGGGTGGGTGGGATTGGGTGGATTGTCTGTCCCGTTCTCAGGAGAGCTGCGGTGTGTCGGGGCTGGTGGGGGTCGGCACGCCGGAGGAGTCCTGAGAAAGGGACGGTGGTGGGCGGTGTGTGGTGGTGCGTTCGCAATTCAGGAGGGGTGCGGGGTGTCGGGCCGGGGACGGGGGTTACGGTGCGTGGCGCGCCGGGGGCGTCCTGAGTTGTGAACACGGGTGGGTGGGATTGGGTGGATTGTCTGTCCCTAACTTAGGAGAGCTGCGGTGTGTCAGGGCCTGGTGAGCGCGGCACGCCGGTGGAGTCCTGAGAAAGGGACGGTGGTGGGTGATGTGGTGGTGGTGCGTTCACAATTCAGGAGGGGTGCGGGGTGTCTGGCCCGGGACGGGGGTTCCGGCGGGTGGCGCGCCGGGGGCGTCCTGAGTTGTGAACACGGGTGGGTGGGGTGGAGTGGGCGGGTTGGCTGGGTGTCCCTTACTCAGGAGAGCTGCGGTGTGTCGGGCCTGGTGGGGGTCGGCACGCCGGAGGAGTCCTGAGTGAGGGAAGGGGGGCGGTCAGGTGAGGGGTGCCGGTCAGGCGGGGAGCTCCAGCACGCCGTCGACGCGGCGGGGGAGACGCAGCGGGTTCGACTCGTGGAGCGCCTCGGGGAGGACGTGCTCGGGGGCGTCCTGGTAGACGATCGGACGCTGGAACCGGCGCACGGCGGTCGCCCCGACGGAGGTGTGGAGGGAGGTGGTCGCCGGCCATGGCCCACCGTGGTGCTGCGCCCAGCCCACCGCGACGCCCGTCGGCCAGCCGCCGAAGAGCACCCGGCCGGCGAGCGGTTCGAGCCGCGACACCAGCTCGGCGACGTCCTCGTCCGCAGCCGCGTGCACGGTGGCGGTCAGCGCGCCGCCCACTGCAGCCAGGACCGCGTGCAGCTCCGTCTCGTCGGCGTACTCGATGACGAGCGTCGCCGGTCCGAAGATCTCCTCGAGCAGGACCGCCGGGTCCTCCAGCACGGTCACGGCGGTCGTCGCGAGGACCGTCGCGACACCCGACTCCGGCGCTCCCGCGTCGCCACCGAGGAGCGTGCGCACACCCGGGTGCGCGGCGGCACGAGCAGTACCGCTCGCGTAGGCGTCGGCGATACCGGGCGTCAACATGCGCCCCGCAGCCGTGCCGCTCGCTGCGTCGGCGACGAGTTCGGCGAACCCGCTGCCGGCAGGCACGAGGACGAGGCCGGGGTTCGTGCAGAACTGACCGACCCCGAGGGTGAACGATCCGGCCAGCCCGCGCGCGAGGGCCTCGGCACCGTCGGCGAGCGCCGCCGCCGTGATCACGACCGGGTTCGTGCTGCCGAGTTCCCCGTAGAACGGGATCGGCGCCGGCCGCTGTGAGGCGAGGTCGAACAGGGCCCGGCCGCCGGCGAGCGAGCCGGTGAACCCGACCGCAGTGATCGCCGGGTGCTGGACGAGCGCGGTGCCCTGCTCACGACCCTCGACGAGCGCGAACGTGCCCTCGGGTGCACCGGCGTCGCGCAACGCCTCGGTGACGATCCCCGCGGTCAGTCGGGAGAGCCGCGGGTGCGCCGAGTGGGCCTTCACGATCACCGGACATCCGGCGGCCAGCGCCGACGCGGTGTCGCCGCCGGCGACCGAGAACGCGAACGGGAAGTTCGAGGCGCTGAACACGGCGACCGGGCCGGTCGGTCGCAGCATCCGTCGCAGCTCCGGTTTGGGCGGGGTGGCGGCGGCGTCGGCGTGGTCGACGACGACCTCGAGGAACGCGCCGTCGCGCAGGACGGTCGCGAACAGGCGCAGCTGGCCGGTCGTCCGCGCGACCTCGCCCGTGAGTCGCGCGGTCCCGAGGTGGGACTCCTCGTCGGCGAGCGCGACGAGCTCGTCGCCCCGCCCGTCGAG
This window harbors:
- a CDS encoding aldehyde dehydrogenase (NADP(+)) → MTTNTASTTTTVDEAASLAATAAPLLAASSPSTRAAWLEAVADALDGRGDELVALADEESHLGTARLTGEVARTTGQLRLFATVLRDGAFLEVVVDHADAAATPPKPELRRMLRPTGPVAVFSASNFPFAFSVAGGDTASALAAGCPVIVKAHSAHPRLSRLTAGIVTEALRDAGAPEGTFALVEGREQGTALVQHPAITAVGFTGSLAGGRALFDLASQRPAPIPFYGELGSTNPVVITAAALADGAEALARGLAGSFTLGVGQFCTNPGLVLVPAGSGFAELVADAASGTAAGRMLTPGIADAYASGTARAAAHPGVRTLLGGDAGAPESGVATVLATTAVTVLEDPAVLLEEIFGPATLVIEYADETELHAVLAAVGGALTATVHAAADEDVAELVSRLEPLAGRVLFGGWPTGVAVGWAQHHGGPWPATTSLHTSVGATAVRRFQRPIVYQDAPEHVLPEALHESNPLRLPRRVDGVLELPA
- a CDS encoding Gfo/Idh/MocA family protein codes for the protein MTTTRERYALIGTGHRSQMYLDAIVGPHADVAELVAWSDSNPGRIDHYERLLAEQGVALPARYGPDDVERLITEQRVDRVIVTTPDFTHADIVSRALLAGADVIVEKPLTIDREGVERIAAAVAESGRNVVTTFNYRYSPRNSELRRIVQDGRIGRVTSVHFEWVLDTVHGADYFRRWHREKEHSGGLLIHKASHHFDLVNWWIGARPASVYASGGLRFYGDANAAERGLGPRPERGSVPDDTEAAARGRSSDPFVLDLRDDPRLESLYLDAEQHDGYLRDRDVFSPGISIEDNLSVLVDYDGGASLSYSLNAHAPWEGYRVAINGTEGRAELEVVERAAVLVGSDGRVVLDPSLHADGAGAGTGAGTGRPVRSRGERLVLQRHWEEAEEIPIPEGVGGHGGGDAYLLRHLFDRITEDELGRPAGYDDGVRAISVGIAGNESLLTGRPVATIAP